In Melospiza melodia melodia isolate bMelMel2 chromosome 11, bMelMel2.pri, whole genome shotgun sequence, the following proteins share a genomic window:
- the LOC134422755 gene encoding uncharacterized protein LOC134422755, whose product MSIKSCPCPAVATRTPGILAVPSSALVLLASSSSPPAGPMSGIMEPPAMLEDESAPENRRSKYLKVAFHALIFVLIIISTLVPIGFCLLYQQAPGACWAHGHLNESSSQDRTVLIWEWKLQHCKGIVQGQGEYLIIQESGRYFIYAQLFRKEPHKAPFSVMLYENKTSTPLNNAVGAVNGTVHFARPFLLKKGDKLYCKKNKEDYHNLLETQTYWGLFKM is encoded by the exons ATGAGTATAAAATCCTGTCCATGTCCCGCCGTGGCAACACGGACCCCGGGAATCCTGGCAGTGCCTTCCTCAGCCCTGGTGCTGCTtgcatcctcatcctcccctccAGCTGGACCAATGTCGGGCATCATGGAGCCACCAGCCATGCTGGAGGATGAGAGTGCTCCAGAGAACAGGAGATCCAAGTACCTGAAGGTGGCTTTTCATGCTCTCATTTTTGTGTTGATTATTATCTCAACCCTGGTCCCCATCGGCTTCTGTTTGCTCTATCAGCAG GCACCGGGGGCCTGCTGGGCACATGGACATT TGAACGAGTCTTCTTCACAAGACCGAACAGTTTTGATCTGGGAGTGGAAATTACAGCACTGCAAGGGGATTGTGCAGGGCCAAGGGGAGTACCTCATCATCCAGGAGAGTGGCAGATACTTCATCTATGCTCAGCTCTTCCGCAAGGAGCCCCATAAGGCGCCTTTTTCAGTGATGCTTTACGAAAATAAAACATCAACCCCGCTCAACAATGCTGTGGGGGCTGTGAATGGCACAGTCCACTTTGCAAGGCCCTTCCTCCTGAAGAAGGGAGACAAACTGTACTGTAAGAAAAACAAGGAGGACTACCACAATCTGCTGGAGACTCAGACTTATTGGGGCctgtttaaaatgtag